The Micromonospora sp. NBC_00421 genome contains a region encoding:
- a CDS encoding SGNH/GDSL hydrolase family protein — MTGRSVGAELAVRLGRAAAVSLVAGTIGGAAVLAGQAVAARNREYAQPELGLALRATVGRVGAPPLRLVLLGDSSALGVGVARFDETVGGQLAHLLAEGPTGRRVHLSSVGVSGSRSTDLATQVARALLGDRPDVAVVLIGANDATAMRSPGESGAHLASAVRRLREAGAEVVVGTCPDLGAVRAVAPPLRQLIGWSGRRVARAQTAAVLDAGGTVVDLGTETGPVFRADAGTLCHDGFHPSADGYRVWAHALLPAVAAAANVASRH; from the coding sequence GTGACCGGCCGATCGGTCGGTGCCGAGCTGGCCGTACGACTCGGCAGGGCCGCGGCGGTCTCCCTGGTCGCCGGGACGATCGGCGGCGCGGCGGTGCTCGCCGGCCAGGCAGTGGCGGCCCGCAACCGCGAGTACGCCCAGCCCGAGCTGGGCCTGGCGCTACGGGCCACGGTCGGCCGGGTCGGCGCCCCACCGCTGCGGCTGGTGCTGCTCGGCGACTCCTCGGCGCTCGGCGTCGGGGTGGCCCGCTTCGACGAGACGGTCGGCGGGCAGCTCGCCCACCTGCTGGCCGAGGGGCCGACCGGCCGTCGGGTGCACCTGTCCAGCGTGGGCGTCTCCGGTTCCCGCTCCACCGACCTGGCGACCCAGGTGGCCCGGGCGCTGCTCGGTGACCGGCCGGACGTCGCGGTGGTGCTGATCGGGGCGAACGACGCCACGGCCATGCGCAGCCCCGGCGAGTCGGGGGCGCACCTCGCCTCGGCGGTACGCCGGCTGCGGGAGGCCGGGGCCGAGGTCGTCGTCGGCACCTGCCCGGACCTGGGTGCGGTACGCGCGGTGGCCCCGCCGTTGCGGCAGCTGATCGGCTGGTCGGGCCGGCGGGTCGCCCGGGCCCAGACCGCCGCCGTGCTCGACGCCGGCGGCACCGTCGTCGACCTGGGCACGGAGACCGGGCCGGTGTTCCGGGCCGACGCCGGGACGCTGTGCCACGACGGCTTCCACCCCTCGGCCGACGGTTACCGGGTGTGGGCGCACGCCCTGCTGCCGGCGGTCGCCGCCGCCGCCAACGTCGCCTCCCGGCACTGA
- a CDS encoding acetyl-CoA C-acetyltransferase: MPIESSRDAVIVATARSPIGRAFKGSLREVRPDDLAATIVQAALDKVPGLDPTTIDDLYLGCGLPGGEQGFNLARVVATLMGLDGLPGATLTRYCASSLQTTRMAMHAIRAGEGDVFVSAGVEMVSRYARGNSDTLPPEAQALVGGGWENPRFAEARQRSTARAQAGAEVWTDPREAGQLPDVYLAMGQTAENLAQVYDVTREEMDAFGVRSQNLAEKAIADGFWAREITPVDTPDGTVVATDDGPRAGVTPEAVAGLKPVFRPDGRITAGNCCPLNDGAAAVVVMSAQRADELGLTPLARIVSTGVTALSPEIMGLGPVEASRQALRRAGMTVDDVDLVEINEAFAAQVIPSYRQLGIPEEKVNVMGGAIAVGHPFGMTGARITGTLLNALQWHDRTVGLETMCVGGGQGMAMVLERLS, encoded by the coding sequence ATGCCGATTGAGTCGTCCCGCGACGCCGTCATCGTCGCCACCGCCCGGTCCCCCATCGGCCGCGCGTTCAAGGGTTCGCTGCGCGAGGTCCGCCCGGACGATCTCGCCGCCACCATCGTCCAGGCCGCGCTGGACAAGGTTCCCGGGCTCGACCCCACCACGATCGACGACCTCTACCTCGGGTGCGGGCTGCCCGGCGGCGAGCAGGGCTTCAACCTGGCCCGGGTGGTCGCCACCCTGATGGGCCTGGACGGCCTGCCCGGTGCCACGCTGACCCGCTACTGCGCGTCGTCGTTGCAGACCACCCGGATGGCGATGCACGCGATCCGGGCCGGTGAGGGCGACGTCTTCGTCTCCGCCGGTGTCGAGATGGTCTCCCGGTACGCCCGGGGCAACTCCGACACCCTGCCGCCCGAGGCGCAGGCGCTGGTCGGCGGCGGCTGGGAGAATCCGCGCTTCGCCGAGGCCCGGCAGCGTTCCACGGCCCGCGCGCAGGCAGGTGCCGAGGTGTGGACCGACCCGCGCGAGGCCGGTCAACTCCCCGACGTCTACCTGGCCATGGGGCAGACCGCGGAGAACCTGGCCCAGGTGTACGACGTCACCCGGGAGGAGATGGACGCGTTCGGCGTCCGCAGCCAGAACCTCGCCGAGAAGGCCATCGCCGACGGCTTCTGGGCCCGCGAGATCACCCCGGTCGACACGCCGGACGGCACGGTGGTGGCCACCGACGACGGCCCCCGTGCCGGGGTCACCCCGGAGGCGGTGGCCGGGCTGAAGCCGGTCTTCCGCCCGGACGGGCGGATCACCGCCGGCAACTGCTGCCCGCTCAACGACGGTGCCGCGGCCGTGGTGGTGATGAGCGCCCAGCGGGCCGACGAGTTGGGGCTCACCCCGTTGGCCCGGATCGTCTCCACAGGCGTCACCGCCCTGTCGCCGGAGATCATGGGCCTCGGCCCGGTCGAGGCGTCCCGGCAGGCGCTGCGCCGGGCCGGGATGACGGTGGACGACGTCGACCTGGTCGAGATCAACGAGGCGTTCGCCGCCCAGGTGATCCCGTCGTACCGGCAGCTCGGCATCCCGGAGGAGAAGGTCAACGTGATGGGCGGGGCGATCGCCGTCGGCCACCCGTTCGGCATGACCGGCGCCCGGATCACCGGCACCCTGCT
- a CDS encoding SGNH/GDSL hydrolase family protein, giving the protein MGVAGSVVPVGPRWHRARQVARLAVIGTGATAAAVAATGGVLLGQARQARRTIPMAEAPPPRCDGVYGAKIPGPPLTLVILGDSSAASYGVLRRRETLGALLATGLSRRLHRAVRVHRFAVVGALSTGLQPQVEAALECAPDVAVIMVGGNDVTNRTPYSVAVRHLVDAVRTLRAAGCEVVVGTCPDLGAIQPIQPPLRWLARRWSRQLATAQTVAVVEAGGWTVSLGDLLGPRFSAEPTRMFAWDRFHPSAEGYAMAAAALLPTVLSALGGGERRPVLAGGEGVRSLPRAAQEAARHAGTEVSGAQVRGREHGPAGRWAQLRRRAFFGVGPVPQPDGTADSPQLEGLA; this is encoded by the coding sequence ATGGGGGTGGCTGGTTCCGTCGTACCGGTGGGTCCGCGCTGGCACCGCGCCCGGCAGGTGGCCCGGCTGGCGGTGATCGGCACGGGTGCCACCGCGGCTGCCGTCGCCGCGACCGGCGGGGTGCTGCTCGGCCAGGCCCGGCAGGCCCGGCGCACCATCCCGATGGCGGAGGCCCCACCACCACGCTGCGACGGTGTGTACGGCGCCAAGATTCCCGGCCCGCCGCTGACCCTGGTGATCCTCGGCGACTCCTCCGCCGCCAGCTACGGGGTGCTGCGGCGGCGGGAGACCCTGGGGGCGCTGCTGGCCACCGGGCTGTCCCGGCGACTGCACCGGGCCGTCCGGGTGCACCGCTTCGCCGTGGTCGGCGCGCTCTCGACCGGGCTCCAACCGCAGGTCGAGGCGGCGTTGGAGTGCGCACCGGACGTCGCTGTGATCATGGTCGGCGGCAACGACGTCACCAACCGCACGCCGTACTCCGTGGCGGTCCGTCACCTGGTCGACGCGGTCCGCACGTTGCGCGCCGCCGGCTGCGAGGTGGTCGTCGGGACCTGCCCCGACCTGGGCGCGATCCAGCCGATCCAGCCTCCGCTGCGCTGGTTGGCCCGGCGGTGGAGCCGGCAGCTCGCCACCGCCCAGACGGTGGCGGTGGTCGAGGCGGGCGGCTGGACGGTCTCCCTCGGTGACCTGCTCGGCCCCCGGTTCTCCGCCGAGCCGACCCGGATGTTCGCCTGGGACCGGTTCCACCCCTCCGCCGAGGGCTACGCGATGGCCGCCGCCGCGCTCCTGCCGACCGTGCTGTCGGCGCTCGGGGGCGGGGAACGCCGGCCGGTGCTGGCCGGGGGCGAGGGCGTACGGTCGCTGCCCCGGGCCGCCCAGGAGGCGGCCCGGCACGCCGGCACGGAGGTCAGTGGCGCCCAGGTCCGGGGCCGGGAGCACGGCCCGGCCGGCCGCTGGGCGCAGCTACGGCGGCGGGCCTTCTTCGGCGTCGGCCCGGTGCCGCAGCCCGATGGCACCGCCGACTCACCCCAACTGGAGGGACTGGCATGA